TCAATTGCCTCCGTTACATCATTGTAACCACCTTCGTTAAGTGCATAATTCAACATATCTCTTAGCATTGTTGAGTCATCTACTATTAAAAGCTTAGCCATAAAAAACCCCTTGTTTTCTTATAAATAAATATTATTTTTTATATCTTAACTAAAGAAATATTAATTTAGTATTAAAATTTTTACAATAGTGTTGAAGCTAATTCTATTCTATCTTTCTTCACATTTAATACTTTAATTTTTACTTCTTCTCCTACACTTAAAACATCAGATACATTTTTAACTCTCTCTTTTGAGATCTTAGATATGTGTAGTAGACCTTCTCCGCCTTTTGGTAAAGATATAAATGCACCAAAATCTGTAATTCTCTCAACTTTACCTTCTAATACTTCTTCTGGTGTATAAAGCTTACCAAAATCAATATTTTTGCCACTTTCTTTTCTTGAAGTTGCATTATTTGAAATTGTTTTTATATGCTCACAAGCATCAAGTACATTCTGTTTATCCTCTCCACTTACTTTTACATTTCCGCTATCTCTATCTAAGTCAATTGAAACAGAGAATTTTTCAATTATTTCTTTTATAGTTGAACCAGCTTTTCCAATTACAACCATTATTTTACTTGGATCAATTGCGAATTGTTCAACTAATGGTAAGGCATCACTTGGAACAATCTCTTTTGCAGCTTCTTCCATAAGATTTAAAATATGTAATCTTCCTTCTTTTGCTTGAAGTAATGCTTCTTTTAATACATTAAGTTCTATTCCACCTAATTTAATATCCATTTGAAGTGCTGTAATACCTTCACTTGTCCCTGCTACTTTAAAGTCCATATCTCCATCATGATCTTCAAGACCCATAATATCAGTTAAAACTGAATATTTTTCATCTTCTACTACCATTCCCATTGCAACACCAGCAACTAAACCTGAAATTGGAATACCAGCTGCTTTAAGTGCCAAAGAACCACCACAAACAGTAGCCATAGAAGAAGAACCATTTGACTCAAGTATTTCAGATACTAATCTTATTGTTTCATTAAAATCTTTATCAATTGTAGCTTCTAAAGCTTTTTTACCAAGATTCCCATGACCCAATTCTCTTCTACCTACACCAAACATAGGTTTTGCTTCACCAACTGAAAAGCCTGGAAAATTATAATGTACCATAAAGTTTTCCATAGATGTAGATTTATTTGTTAAAATTTCATACATTTGCCCATCTTTAGGTCCTGCAATTGTTCCTATAACCAAGGCTTGAGTTTCACCTCTTGTAAATAAACAAGAAGAGTGAGTTGAAGGAAGTATATTAGTCTCTATAGAAATAGGTCTTACATCTTTAAGCCCTCTTCCATCAGCTCTAACTTTGTCTTCAACAATCATTTTTCTTACTATCTCTTTTTTTACAATTGAAACTGCTTCATAAACTTGAGCAAGATTTATATTTTCATTTTCTTTATACTCTTTTTCTAAAATATGTTTTGCAAGTTCTTTTAATTCTACAGCTCTTTCACTCTTTGCAAGTTTCTTAATAGCATCATTTACATTTGTATTATAATTGTTTCTTACATTATTAATTATTGCTTCATCAATAGTAAACTCAATAAGTTCAACATTTTTTTGTTCTTTACAAACTGTTTCAAATCCATTTTCATAAGTTGTATTAACTTCTTTTAATACATTTTGTGCAATTTCTATTGCTTCTACAAGATTATCTTCATTCACTTCATTTGTTTTATGAATTTTTGTAAAAGCTTCGATATCTACTTCAACCATCTCTTCACTTGAAATTGATTTCATTTCAATCATTAGTAATTCTTCTTTAGAACCAGCTACATATAAATCTAGTGTAGATTCTGTCATTTGATCAGAAGTAGGATTAACTATATATTCATTATTAACTTTTCCAATTCTTACACCTGCAATAGATTTTTTAATAGGTAAATTTGAAGTATATAAAGCTGCACTAGCTGCATTTAAACCTAATGCTTGTAAATCAACATCTTTATCTGCACTTAGAACAATAACAGTAATTGTTGTAGGATATACATATCCTTTTGGGAAAAGTGGTCTTAAACTTCTATCAATTACTCGTGAAGTTAAAGTTTCAAATTCACTTGGTTTTGCTTCTCTTTTTATAAATCCACCTGGAAGCTTAGCAGCAGCATATGTTTTTTCTACATATTGAACAGTCAATGGAGTAAAATCCTCTTCTACTGGATTATCAAATTCACTTACTACTGTTGCTAATACAACTGCATTCCCCAATCTTGCTAATACTGATCCATTAGCTTGCTTTGCTACTTTATCAAATTCAAATATTTCATCTTTTCCATTTAATTCAAACTCACACACTGTTGACATACTTTTCCTTTTATTTAATATTTTTTATATCTTCAAAATTAATATTTTCTAGTTTATCATAATAAAAATCTATAAAAACAAAATGATCTAATTTTTTAACATAATATAAATCATCAGCAATTGACTCTATTGTTGGAACACTAGCACTTGGTAAAATTGGTGTTGCAACAGATACAGACTTTGCACCTAAATTAATTGCGGTTTTAATACAAGCCATCATTGTAAGTCCTGTATTTAAACCCTCATCTACTAATAATACATTTTTATTTGTTAAATTTTCTATTCTTTTATCTTTTCTATATAATTTAACTGTTTTCATTAATTCATTATCATAGATTTGTTTAGACTTTGAGAATATAAAATCTAAACTAATTTCAAAAGATTTTGCAAGTTCTTCATGAATTACAACTTCCTCTGACTCAGTTACAATTGCTATTTCACAATCTTCATTATTTGGAGCCATTATTTTACTTGACAAAATCAAATCAAAGTTCGATTCAAGTTTATTTGCTATTATTTTTGCAATTGGAACTCCTCCATACGAAGTTGCAAAAACTGTCCAATCTTCAAGTTTCATACTTTCAATTGGCAATACATCAAGTAATCTAAAAGCAGCTACATCTCTATTTTTGAAATATATTTGCTCATTTTGCATTTGTATTATTTCTCACTTTTTCTTAACTTATACTCTTGTTCTAAACCACCAATTGGTTTTAGTAAGAATTGTACATAAAGAATATCTTGTTCTTTTCTATCATATAATTTACTAGAACTAGCTTCCATCTCTTTTTCAAATCTGAAATCTAATCTCCAACAAATATCATTTATAGAGAATAAAACACCTTGTTTTGTTCTCATACTCTCTTCTAAATTGTAATTTGTATAGTATCCAATAGAGTAATCGTTTGATATTTTATAGTTTGCATCAACTCTATATGATTCTAGGTCTTCTTTCCCTGAGTTTGGAGTATCTTTTGACATATAATAACCAAGTCTTAGACTAAAATCATTATAATTAAATGAAAAAGAAGTAGAGTTCTCAATAAAGGCGTTGTCTTGGTGATTATAAATGACTTTATTAGAAACTTTCCCTAGAAAATAGTTATAAATTAATTCATTTTCCATATTATCAAGTTTTGGATCATCAAACTCATCAAAAATTATTGATTGCTTTAATTTATGATTGATAATTTGTTTTAAATCTTCATTATCATAAATTGATTGATTTAAACTAAGTTGAATACTTCTTTTTGTTTTTGATATTGGAAAAAAGTTCAATTCAGAAGTAGTATTATTTATGCTATATAAATCTCCATCATCTTCAATTGTTTTAGCATCTACATAAGCAGCACTTAAATTAACTGTATGTAAAAAGTTTTCATAAGGTTTAATTAAATCTGTACTAACTCCAACACTAGTAATATTTTCAATAAAAGTTCCATCTTCTAAATTAGTAGTAGTATCATCATATTGTAAATGATTAATTACTGTTTCATTTTTAAGTGTTAATTGTAAATAATCATCAAAAAAAGACATTGAATAAGA
The window above is part of the Malaciobacter marinus genome. Proteins encoded here:
- a CDS encoding polyribonucleotide nucleotidyltransferase, producing MSTVCEFELNGKDEIFEFDKVAKQANGSVLARLGNAVVLATVVSEFDNPVEEDFTPLTVQYVEKTYAAAKLPGGFIKREAKPSEFETLTSRVIDRSLRPLFPKGYVYPTTITVIVLSADKDVDLQALGLNAASAALYTSNLPIKKSIAGVRIGKVNNEYIVNPTSDQMTESTLDLYVAGSKEELLMIEMKSISSEEMVEVDIEAFTKIHKTNEVNEDNLVEAIEIAQNVLKEVNTTYENGFETVCKEQKNVELIEFTIDEAIINNVRNNYNTNVNDAIKKLAKSERAVELKELAKHILEKEYKENENINLAQVYEAVSIVKKEIVRKMIVEDKVRADGRGLKDVRPISIETNILPSTHSSCLFTRGETQALVIGTIAGPKDGQMYEILTNKSTSMENFMVHYNFPGFSVGEAKPMFGVGRRELGHGNLGKKALEATIDKDFNETIRLVSEILESNGSSSMATVCGGSLALKAAGIPISGLVAGVAMGMVVEDEKYSVLTDIMGLEDHDGDMDFKVAGTSEGITALQMDIKLGGIELNVLKEALLQAKEGRLHILNLMEEAAKEIVPSDALPLVEQFAIDPSKIMVVIGKAGSTIKEIIEKFSVSIDLDRDSGNVKVSGEDKQNVLDACEHIKTISNNATSRKESGKNIDFGKLYTPEEVLEGKVERITDFGAFISLPKGGEGLLHISKISKERVKNVSDVLSVGEEVKIKVLNVKKDRIELASTLL
- a CDS encoding phosphoribosyltransferase, translating into MQNEQIYFKNRDVAAFRLLDVLPIESMKLEDWTVFATSYGGVPIAKIIANKLESNFDLILSSKIMAPNNEDCEIAIVTESEEVVIHEELAKSFEISLDFIFSKSKQIYDNELMKTVKLYRKDKRIENLTNKNVLLVDEGLNTGLTMMACIKTAINLGAKSVSVATPILPSASVPTIESIADDLYYVKKLDHFVFIDFYYDKLENINFEDIKNIK